The window CGTGCTGTCGGACCTGGCGGCCGGCCTCGTGGGGGGACTCGGCCTCCTGCCGTCGGCCAACGTCGGGACGGAACGTGCACTGTTCGAACCGGTCCACGGGACCGCCCCGGACATCGCCGGACAGGGCGTTGCGAACCCCTCCGCGACGATCGTCTCCGCCGCGATGCTGTTGGAGTATCTCGGCTACGACGACGAGGGCCAGGCGGTGCGTGACGCGGTCGAGTCGGTGCTGGCCGACGGGCCTCGGACACCCGACCTCGGTGGCGAGGCGACGACCGCCGGCGTGACCGAGGCCGTGCTGGCGCGACTGGACTGAGCGATACGTCTTCGCTCGCTGGGTCGACCGACAGGTCGACGCCTCGTCAGACCGTGACGCTTCGTGACGGCCTCACACGGCCCGTGAGAGTCGCTAGCGTCTCTCCGGCAATCTTTTTCGGCTGTCCGACACTATCTCGAGGTATGAACAGAGCACTCGTCGTGATCGGTCCGACAGACGGCACCAAACGCATCGTCCGCGAAGCCGGAGCGTTCGCGCAGGGCACCGGCGCGGAACTGGTCCTGCTGGCGGTCAAGCCGGAGGAGGAGTACGAGGAGACGCAGGCCGCCGTGGCGGGCCTGAACGCAGACGTCGTCTACACCCTCGAACAGGCCGAGGAGTCCGCGACGCGACTCGCCCGCACGGTCGCCAACGAGACGCTCGCGGACCTCGACGTGGAGTACGAGGTCGTCGGCACCGTCGGCCGCGAGGCCGACCGCATCCTCGGCACCGCCGCAGAGGAGGAGTGTGACCACATCTTCATCGCCGGGCGGCGACGCTCCCCGACCGGGAAGGCGCTGTTCGGCGACCTGACTCAGCGCGTCCTGCTGAACTTCGACGGTCCCGTGACGGTCCTCCTCGCCGACGAGGAGTAACACCTCCCGGTCTCCGTCCACAGTTTTTCGCGCGTCGTGGTCAGTCCAGTTTGCCGAGCGCCTCGAAGAAGTCGGCCTTCGGTCCGGCGAGTCGGACCGGTGGCTCCGTCACCGAGACCGACACCTCGGTCGGGGGCGTCAGTTCCCGAGTCCGCCGGCCGTCGCT of the Salinirubrum litoreum genome contains:
- a CDS encoding universal stress protein produces the protein MNRALVVIGPTDGTKRIVREAGAFAQGTGAELVLLAVKPEEEYEETQAAVAGLNADVVYTLEQAEESATRLARTVANETLADLDVEYEVVGTVGREADRILGTAAEEECDHIFIAGRRRSPTGKALFGDLTQRVLLNFDGPVTVLLADEE